A part of Gammaproteobacteria bacterium genomic DNA contains:
- a CDS encoding 2-oxoglutarate dehydrogenase E1 component — translation MPSSELFSGPNAGYVEELFQRYLADPDSVSAHWGSVFSKEASERGLAPTAAPEPARPAAPSRRPRRGSESAAAMDAVSGAAPPPAPAPQRSATLRAMQELLHLVARATSLVQAFRDHGHQLARIDPLGSDRPGHPQLDPSFFGTSMEQLEALPASTVFGDDGDERVPDYLKRLERAYCGSIGYQFEHLESPERVRWLWNQVESGAHAQPLTRAEQVELLTRLARVEGLEQFLHRVYPGQVRFSLEGNDMLVPMVDLVLEVAAARGCREVVMGMAHRGRLNVLAHSVGVGYDEILRQFEGAAPAPDGILTLPDDESGIGDVKYHHGATRDHVLRDGSTVRVTLLPNPSHLEFVNPVVAGLARARQFAGPRQDDAQDTAAVVPLLIHGDAAFAAEGVVAESLNLARLAGYATGGVVHLIVNNQIGFTTDPEQGRSTRYASDLAKGYDIPVLRVNADDPPACLTAMRLAMAYRAEFHDDIVVDLIGYRRHGHNEGDDPAYTQPRLYQRIRAHPTVFTLYAEALVKAGVVTADEVAAARSGTTDRLRQALVAASAAKPSAESGQAGTGSSEPSAEDAARPDGDVVGEADGDPTEAWDRDARPTAVPFATLAEINAASMAVPEDFSVNPKLGRQLERSRSGFTAESSLDWAHAEALALGSLLRDGIPIRFSGQDVQRGTFSHRHLVFHDAETGSAHAPLAAMDGARFEIHNSPLSETAVLGFEYGYSVGADRDLVIWEAQFGDFANVAQPIIDQFVVSGQSKWGQLSRLVMLLPHGYEGRGPEHSSARLERFLQMCAAGNMRIANPTTSAQYFHLLRYQAHTPERPLVVLTPKSLLRHKLARSQASELTGGGFRPVLAEDEGDEARRSATRLILCSGKVYYDLLASEERANAKDAMVARVEQLYPFPRREIAELLAGLPALGTVVWAQEEPRNMGARPHVAPLLRALMPETLTLRRIAGGASHGGKSSKVNQDCTICVSCRCTGPCWTVP, via the coding sequence ATGCCCTCGTCCGAACTATTCAGCGGGCCGAACGCCGGATACGTGGAAGAGCTGTTCCAACGTTATCTGGCCGACCCCGACTCGGTGTCCGCCCATTGGGGCTCGGTTTTTTCGAAGGAGGCGTCGGAACGGGGCCTGGCGCCAACCGCTGCGCCCGAGCCCGCCCGTCCCGCCGCGCCATCCCGGCGGCCGCGCCGCGGCTCCGAGTCTGCGGCCGCGATGGACGCGGTTTCCGGCGCCGCCCCGCCACCCGCGCCCGCCCCTCAGCGCAGCGCCACCCTGCGCGCGATGCAGGAACTCCTCCACCTCGTCGCCCGGGCCACGTCGCTCGTGCAGGCCTTCCGCGACCACGGGCACCAGTTGGCCCGCATCGACCCGCTGGGGAGCGATCGCCCGGGGCACCCGCAGCTCGATCCCTCCTTCTTCGGCACCAGCATGGAGCAGCTGGAGGCTCTCCCCGCATCCACCGTTTTCGGTGACGATGGCGACGAACGCGTACCGGACTACCTGAAGCGGCTGGAGCGTGCGTACTGCGGGTCCATCGGATACCAGTTCGAGCACCTGGAGTCGCCGGAGCGGGTGCGCTGGCTCTGGAACCAGGTGGAATCGGGCGCCCACGCCCAGCCGCTGACCCGCGCGGAGCAGGTGGAGCTGCTGACCCGCCTCGCCCGGGTGGAAGGTCTCGAACAGTTCCTGCACCGGGTCTATCCGGGACAGGTGCGGTTTTCCCTCGAGGGCAACGACATGCTCGTGCCCATGGTGGACCTGGTGCTCGAGGTGGCGGCTGCTCGGGGATGCCGGGAGGTCGTGATGGGGATGGCCCACCGGGGCCGGCTCAACGTGCTCGCGCACAGCGTGGGCGTCGGCTACGACGAGATCCTGCGCCAGTTCGAGGGCGCCGCCCCGGCCCCGGACGGCATCCTCACCCTTCCCGACGACGAGAGCGGGATCGGGGACGTGAAGTATCATCACGGCGCCACCCGCGACCACGTCCTGCGCGACGGAAGCACCGTGCGGGTCACGCTGCTTCCCAACCCCAGCCACCTGGAGTTCGTCAACCCGGTGGTGGCGGGGCTGGCCCGGGCGCGCCAATTCGCGGGTCCCCGGCAGGATGACGCACAGGACACGGCCGCGGTGGTGCCCCTCCTCATCCACGGGGACGCCGCCTTCGCGGCCGAGGGCGTGGTAGCGGAATCGCTCAACCTGGCCCGGCTGGCGGGATACGCGACGGGCGGGGTGGTCCACCTGATCGTCAACAACCAGATCGGCTTCACCACCGACCCGGAACAGGGTCGCTCCACCCGCTACGCCTCGGATCTGGCAAAGGGCTACGACATCCCGGTCCTGCGCGTAAACGCCGACGATCCCCCCGCCTGCCTCACCGCGATGCGCCTGGCGATGGCGTACCGGGCGGAATTCCACGACGACATCGTGGTGGACCTGATCGGGTATCGGCGCCACGGGCACAACGAAGGGGACGACCCGGCCTACACCCAGCCGCGGCTGTACCAGCGCATCCGCGCGCATCCCACCGTGTTCACCCTGTACGCAGAGGCGTTGGTGAAGGCCGGCGTCGTGACCGCGGACGAGGTCGCAGCGGCCCGCAGCGGCACCACCGATCGCCTGCGGCAGGCGCTGGTCGCGGCCAGCGCGGCGAAGCCCTCCGCTGAATCCGGGCAGGCCGGGACGGGCTCATCCGAACCGTCCGCGGAAGACGCGGCCCGCCCGGACGGGGATGTCGTGGGGGAAGCCGATGGGGATCCGACGGAAGCCTGGGACCGGGATGCCCGTCCGACCGCCGTCCCGTTTGCGACCCTCGCGGAGATCAACGCCGCCTCGATGGCGGTGCCGGAGGACTTCTCCGTCAACCCCAAGCTGGGCCGGCAGCTGGAAAGGAGCAGGAGCGGCTTCACTGCGGAATCGTCGCTCGACTGGGCCCACGCCGAAGCGCTCGCCCTGGGTTCCCTGCTCCGGGACGGGATTCCCATCCGCTTCAGCGGGCAGGACGTGCAGCGCGGGACCTTCAGCCACCGCCACCTCGTGTTCCACGATGCCGAGACCGGCTCGGCGCACGCGCCGCTGGCGGCCATGGACGGCGCCCGCTTCGAGATCCACAACTCGCCGCTGTCGGAGACCGCGGTGCTGGGCTTCGAGTACGGCTACAGCGTGGGCGCGGACCGCGATCTGGTCATCTGGGAAGCGCAGTTCGGCGACTTCGCCAACGTGGCCCAGCCCATCATCGACCAGTTCGTGGTGTCGGGACAGTCGAAATGGGGACAGCTATCGCGGCTGGTGATGCTTCTGCCGCACGGCTACGAAGGCCGGGGGCCGGAGCATTCGAGCGCCCGCCTGGAGCGCTTCCTCCAGATGTGCGCCGCCGGCAACATGCGGATCGCCAACCCCACCACCTCCGCCCAATACTTCCACCTGCTGCGCTACCAGGCGCACACCCCCGAGCGTCCGCTCGTGGTCCTGACCCCGAAGAGCCTCCTGCGCCACAAGCTGGCCCGCTCGCAGGCCTCGGAACTCACCGGCGGAGGCTTCCGTCCGGTGCTGGCCGAAGACGAGGGGGACGAAGCCCGCCGATCCGCGACCCGGCTCATCCTCTGCAGCGGCAAGGTCTACTACGATCTGCTTGCGAGCGAAGAGCGCGCCAACGCGAAGGATGCGATGGTTGCCAGGGTCGAGCAGCTCTATCCGTTCCCGCGGCGCGAGATCGCGGAGTTGCTGGCGGGCCTGCCGGCCCTTGGCACGGTCGTCTGGGCACAGGAAGAGCCTCGCAACATGGGCGCCCGCCCGCATGTCGCACCCCTCCTGCGGGCGCTCATGCCCGAAACCCTGACGTTACGGCGGATCGCTGGGGGCGCAAGTCACGGCGGGAAATCGTCTAAAGTCAACCAGGACTGCACGATCTGCGTTTCCTGCCGTTGTACTGGACCCTGCTGGACCGTGCCG
- a CDS encoding polyphenol oxidase family protein has protein sequence MPLPQPGARSGSEPVRRVTEAMRHGRIPMRVHPEWARAFPWVVQGTTVRTGTDADFGLFTGAPAGQVMKRWESLAEDTGCGSMVHARQIHGRAVTLHEATPPGLLLAPPCDGHATRRAGTLLAVSVADCVPVFVVAPRVRAVMLLHAGWRGVAGGILEAGLVMLERDFGTHARETHMHMGPAICGRCYEVGREVHEALGLPRPASRGQPVDLRRVLADRALAAGADPAHLTTSSFCTRCADAPFFSHRGGDAGRQIAVLGITPDDSVPPGGEWLDDHRQQPHRQPVEDR, from the coding sequence TTGCCCCTTCCGCAGCCAGGCGCCCGCTCGGGCAGCGAACCCGTCCGCCGGGTGACGGAGGCGATGCGGCATGGGCGGATTCCCATGCGCGTGCACCCCGAGTGGGCGCGCGCCTTTCCATGGGTCGTTCAGGGGACCACGGTGCGCACCGGCACCGACGCCGACTTCGGACTGTTCACGGGCGCGCCTGCGGGCCAAGTCATGAAGCGGTGGGAATCTCTGGCGGAGGACACGGGATGCGGCAGCATGGTGCACGCCCGCCAGATCCACGGGCGCGCGGTCACCCTGCACGAGGCGACCCCGCCAGGTCTCCTCCTGGCCCCGCCCTGCGACGGGCACGCCACGCGGCGGGCCGGGACATTGCTCGCGGTTTCCGTGGCCGACTGCGTGCCCGTCTTCGTGGTCGCGCCCCGCGTCCGGGCCGTGATGTTGCTGCACGCGGGGTGGCGGGGGGTCGCGGGCGGCATCCTGGAAGCGGGCCTCGTGATGCTGGAACGGGACTTCGGAACCCATGCGCGCGAGACCCACATGCACATGGGACCGGCCATCTGCGGGCGCTGCTACGAGGTGGGCCGGGAAGTACACGAGGCGCTGGGGCTGCCCCGGCCGGCTTCCCGCGGCCAGCCGGTCGATCTGCGGCGCGTGCTGGCCGACCGCGCTCTTGCCGCCGGCGCCGATCCCGCACACCTGACGACCTCCTCGTTTTGCACCCGGTGCGCGGACGCGCCATTCTTCTCGCACAGAGGCGGGGACGCCGGGCGCCAGATCGCGGTGTTGGGCATCACGCCGGACGACTCCGTCCCCCCGGGAGGGGAATGGCTCGACGACCATCGCCAGCAGCCGCACCGGCAGCCCGTGGAAGACCGCTAG
- a CDS encoding glycosyltransferase — protein sequence MPELLAQTIIGLSLAVLALLLPFAAHRTYLLLLSRRPPPELPRRWSGRLPPVTVQLPLYNEAPVARRVIDAACSLDYPARALEIQVLDDSTDETVELVARRVAWWRARGVNVCHIRRRERSGFKAGALAAGVRRAQGEFLLVLDSDFVPEPDLVRKLLPPFRLSRVGMVQARWDHLNEDANWLTRAQGLLLDGHFFFEHGGRYRGGLFFNFNGTAGMWRRECLEDAGGWQADTLTEDLDISYRAQMRGWRFVFLEDIGVPAELPDQTGAFEIQQRRWSQGGIQTARKLLPELLRGPWPFSVKKEAVIHLCGHIAYPLTLLLGLLIYPSALARRALGGEEFLFIDLVVFFLATIPFVIYYTAAGRKRSRPWGDLVPSVAVTLATGVGLTAPATRAVLRGLAGRRDSFARTPKKGSGGVFRERPGSQTPDTLFKLAMAMVMSLFVGAALQAQLYASIPFLMLFALGYWSLGVGGLKRFGTGPRIPQQQRVEGQPEEEHRPEGPRPLAGLQVRTQTQVRDECEAA from the coding sequence GTGCCTGAGCTCCTGGCGCAGACGATCATCGGCCTCTCCCTCGCGGTGCTGGCCCTGCTGCTGCCCTTCGCCGCCCACCGGACGTATCTACTGCTGCTCAGCCGCCGTCCACCGCCGGAGCTGCCGCGCAGGTGGTCCGGCCGTTTGCCGCCGGTCACCGTCCAGCTTCCCCTGTACAACGAGGCTCCGGTCGCCCGCAGGGTCATCGACGCCGCGTGCTCGCTCGACTATCCGGCGCGCGCCCTGGAGATCCAGGTGCTGGACGATTCCACCGACGAGACCGTGGAGCTCGTTGCCCGGCGGGTGGCGTGGTGGCGGGCGCGGGGCGTAAACGTGTGCCACATCCGCCGCCGGGAGCGCTCGGGCTTCAAGGCGGGCGCTCTGGCCGCGGGCGTGCGCCGTGCCCAGGGCGAGTTCCTGCTCGTGCTGGACTCCGATTTCGTGCCCGAGCCGGACCTCGTCCGGAAGCTGCTGCCGCCCTTCCGGCTGTCCCGGGTGGGGATGGTGCAGGCCCGCTGGGATCATCTCAACGAAGACGCCAACTGGCTCACCCGTGCTCAGGGCCTCCTTCTCGACGGGCATTTCTTCTTCGAGCACGGCGGACGCTACCGGGGGGGGCTCTTCTTCAACTTCAACGGCACCGCGGGCATGTGGCGGCGCGAATGCCTCGAGGACGCGGGGGGATGGCAGGCGGACACCCTTACCGAGGATCTCGACATCAGCTACCGCGCGCAGATGCGGGGATGGCGCTTCGTCTTCCTCGAGGACATCGGCGTTCCCGCAGAGCTTCCGGACCAGACGGGCGCCTTCGAAATCCAGCAGCGGCGATGGTCCCAGGGCGGGATTCAGACGGCGCGCAAGCTCCTCCCCGAACTGCTGCGCGGGCCCTGGCCGTTCTCGGTGAAGAAGGAAGCGGTGATCCATCTGTGCGGGCACATCGCCTACCCGCTCACGCTGCTCCTCGGACTCCTGATCTATCCCTCCGCCCTGGCCCGGCGCGCGCTCGGCGGGGAGGAGTTCCTCTTCATCGATCTGGTCGTATTCTTCCTGGCCACCATTCCCTTCGTCATCTACTACACGGCCGCGGGCCGAAAGCGGAGCCGCCCCTGGGGCGACCTGGTGCCGTCGGTGGCCGTCACCCTGGCCACGGGCGTCGGGTTGACGGCGCCGGCGACGCGGGCGGTCCTGCGCGGCCTGGCCGGCCGCAGGGACAGCTTCGCCCGAACGCCCAAGAAGGGCAGCGGCGGGGTTTTTCGCGAACGGCCGGGAAGCCAGACCCCGGACACCCTCTTCAAGCTGGCCATGGCGATGGTGATGAGCCTGTTCGTGGGCGCCGCGCTGCAGGCTCAGCTATACGCGTCGATCCCGTTCCTGATGCTCTTTGCCCTGGGCTACTGGAGCCTGGGGGTCGGCGGCCTGAAGCGCTTCGGAACGGGGCCGCGCATCCCACAGCAGCAGCGCGTAGAAGGGCAGCCAGAGGAGGAGCACCGTCCAGAGGGGCCTCGGCCACTCGCCGGTCTCCAGGTACGGACCCAGACCCAGGTACGTGACGAATGCGAGGCCGCTTAG
- a CDS encoding glycosyltransferase family 2 protein — MTPSPPSQAPPVTGRVAVLIPALDEEPTIGSVMRALPAGLVDEIVVADNGSRDATPRIARDLGAVVVTEPRLGYGSACLAGMRHLARRPPDIVVFLDADGSDDPSGLGRLIEPIRSGAADMVLGVRTGDPPGVPLHARMGNQVVLMCARLLFGLRFRDMPPFRAIRYDRLCELHMDDRDWGWTLQMQIRAGRLRQRIVEIDVPYTRRAGGVSKISGTLSGSLKAGAKMFYTLARERLMSVRQYR, encoded by the coding sequence ATGACTCCTTCCCCGCCATCACAGGCACCCCCCGTCACCGGCCGCGTCGCCGTGCTCATCCCCGCGCTCGACGAGGAGCCGACCATCGGGTCGGTGATGCGCGCGCTCCCGGCCGGGCTGGTCGACGAAATCGTGGTCGCCGACAACGGCTCGCGGGACGCCACCCCGCGGATCGCGCGCGATCTGGGAGCGGTCGTGGTGACCGAGCCGCGCCTCGGATACGGCTCCGCCTGCTTGGCCGGCATGCGCCACCTGGCCCGGCGGCCTCCGGACATCGTGGTCTTCCTGGACGCGGACGGGAGCGACGATCCCTCCGGGCTGGGGCGGCTGATCGAGCCCATCCGCTCGGGCGCAGCCGACATGGTGCTGGGGGTGCGCACCGGCGACCCGCCCGGGGTGCCGCTGCACGCGCGCATGGGCAACCAGGTCGTGCTCATGTGCGCGCGCCTTCTCTTCGGCCTTCGCTTCCGCGACATGCCTCCCTTCCGCGCCATTCGCTACGATCGCCTGTGCGAGCTGCACATGGATGACCGCGACTGGGGCTGGACCCTGCAGATGCAGATCCGTGCCGGCCGGCTCCGCCAGCGCATCGTCGAGATCGACGTCCCGTACACTCGCCGGGCGGGGGGTGTTTCCAAGATCAGCGGTACGCTGAGCGGTTCCCTCAAGGCCGGCGCCAAGATGTTCTATACTCTCGCCCGCGAGAGATTGATGTCCGTGAGACAATACAGATGA